The Hymenobacter oligotrophus genome has a window encoding:
- the ileS gene encoding isoleucine--tRNA ligase, with protein MKYPEYKQPFNYAQVGADILRWWQENGIFEKSVSTREGRPSFVFYEGPPSANGAPGIHHVMARTVKDIFCRYQTLKGFQVNRKGGWDTHGLPIELQVEKELGITKEDIGKKITVEEYNQRCRETVMRFKHQWDELTEKMGYWVDLSDPYITFEPAYIESCWALLKKLYDKGLLYKGYTIQPYSPAAGTGLSSHELNQPGTYKDVKDTTIVAEFEVKRNEQSEKLFALADSLPVFILAWTTTPWTLPANTGLAVGKNIRYAVVRTFNPYTREPQVVVLAKDLLGRHFSEKGAEASLDEYKAGDKVLPWRQLAEFSGAELVGISYQRLFGTEAGFPAFEGEERAFRVIPGDFVTTEDGTGIVHISPTFGADDFRVAQQNDIPALLVADDQGKFGPIVDRTGRYVAQMGEFGSRWVKNYDGHDESAAEYRTLDVDISVRLKERGRAFKVEKYEHTYPHCWRTDKPVLYYPLDSWFIKTTAVKDRLIELNKTINWKPESTGTGRFGNWLENLVDWNLSRSRYWGTPLPIWRTQDGSEEICIGSIAELSAEIDKAVAAQVMTHNPIKSGEMTDLHRPYVDDIFLVSPSGQPMYRETDLIDVWFDSGAMPYAQWHYPFENHDTFERNFPADFIAEGVDQTRGWFFTLHALGVMLEDSVAFKNVIANGLVLDKNGNKMSKRLGNAIDPFKTIDQYGPDATRWYMIANAQPWDNLKFDLAGITEVQRRFFGTLFNTYSFYALYANLDEFQTREFDRVSLTELSELDRWILSKLQSLILEARGHFDNYDPTKAARAIQDFVTDQLSNWYVRLSRGRFRKGELTADKQAAFETLQECLVVVAQLMSPIAPFFAEWLYKNMTDGMRAEAMEKNTPLRHESVHLSELVEVEEDLIDKALEERMDLAQRISSLTHSLRKKSGIKVRQPLQRILVPVLTETTREQVGQVEDLICAEVNVKHVEFLDDTSGVLVKSVKPNFKRLGQQFGPRLKAVAARIQQMTSEEIAELEKAGQLAVEVDGQAVTLTPEDVEIRTEDLPGWLVATDGPLTVALDVTLTDELRHEGVARELVNRLQNLRKDSGLEVQDKIRVTLGADQPELVQAVEAFGEYIRTETQALSLDLVSGVADGAVLEFDEYSVPVRLEVVKS; from the coding sequence ATGAAATACCCCGAATACAAACAGCCCTTCAACTACGCCCAAGTAGGCGCCGACATCCTGCGTTGGTGGCAGGAAAACGGCATTTTCGAGAAGAGCGTGAGCACCCGCGAAGGGCGCCCCAGCTTCGTGTTCTACGAGGGCCCGCCCTCGGCCAACGGCGCGCCGGGCATTCACCACGTAATGGCCCGTACGGTGAAAGACATCTTCTGCCGTTACCAAACGCTCAAGGGTTTTCAGGTAAATCGCAAGGGCGGCTGGGATACCCACGGCCTGCCCATTGAACTGCAGGTAGAGAAGGAGCTGGGCATTACGAAGGAGGACATCGGGAAGAAGATTACGGTTGAGGAGTACAACCAGCGCTGCCGCGAAACGGTAATGCGCTTTAAGCACCAGTGGGACGAGCTGACGGAGAAGATGGGCTACTGGGTTGACCTCTCCGACCCGTACATCACCTTTGAGCCCGCGTACATCGAAAGCTGCTGGGCTTTGCTCAAGAAGCTCTACGACAAGGGTTTGCTCTACAAGGGCTACACCATTCAGCCATACTCCCCGGCCGCCGGTACGGGCTTGTCCTCGCACGAGTTGAACCAGCCCGGCACCTACAAGGACGTGAAGGACACGACCATCGTGGCCGAGTTCGAGGTGAAGCGCAATGAGCAATCGGAGAAGCTGTTTGCCTTGGCCGATAGCTTGCCCGTGTTCATCCTAGCTTGGACGACCACGCCCTGGACTTTGCCCGCCAACACCGGCCTAGCCGTGGGCAAAAACATCCGCTACGCCGTGGTGCGCACCTTCAACCCCTATACCCGCGAGCCTCAGGTAGTGGTGCTGGCCAAGGATTTGCTCGGCCGTCACTTCTCCGAAAAGGGCGCCGAAGCCTCGCTGGATGAGTACAAAGCCGGCGACAAAGTGCTGCCCTGGCGGCAACTGGCCGAATTCAGCGGCGCCGAACTGGTGGGCATTAGCTACCAGCGCTTGTTTGGCACGGAAGCTGGCTTCCCGGCATTCGAAGGGGAGGAGCGGGCCTTCCGCGTTATTCCCGGCGACTTTGTAACGACCGAGGACGGCACCGGTATCGTGCACATTTCGCCTACGTTTGGTGCCGACGACTTCCGGGTAGCGCAGCAAAACGACATTCCGGCTTTGCTGGTAGCCGACGACCAGGGTAAGTTCGGTCCCATTGTCGACCGCACCGGCCGCTATGTGGCCCAAATGGGCGAATTCGGCAGTCGTTGGGTGAAAAACTACGACGGCCACGACGAATCGGCCGCCGAATACCGCACACTCGATGTCGATATCAGCGTGCGCCTGAAGGAGCGCGGTCGGGCCTTTAAGGTGGAAAAGTACGAGCATACCTACCCGCACTGCTGGCGTACGGACAAGCCCGTGCTGTACTACCCCCTGGACTCGTGGTTTATCAAGACCACGGCCGTGAAGGACCGCCTCATCGAGCTCAACAAAACCATCAACTGGAAGCCCGAAAGCACCGGCACCGGCCGCTTTGGCAACTGGCTTGAAAACCTGGTCGACTGGAACCTGAGCCGCTCGCGCTACTGGGGCACGCCGCTGCCCATCTGGCGCACGCAGGATGGCTCGGAGGAAATCTGCATCGGCTCCATTGCCGAGCTGAGCGCCGAAATCGACAAAGCCGTAGCTGCACAGGTGATGACGCATAACCCCATCAAGAGCGGGGAAATGACCGATTTACACCGGCCCTACGTCGACGACATCTTCCTGGTATCGCCTTCGGGCCAGCCGATGTACCGCGAAACCGACCTCATCGACGTGTGGTTCGACAGCGGCGCCATGCCCTACGCGCAGTGGCATTACCCCTTCGAAAACCACGACACTTTTGAGCGCAACTTCCCGGCCGATTTCATTGCCGAAGGCGTCGACCAAACCCGCGGCTGGTTCTTCACGCTGCACGCCCTAGGGGTAATGCTTGAAGACTCGGTAGCTTTCAAAAACGTGATTGCCAACGGCCTGGTACTCGATAAGAACGGCAACAAGATGTCGAAGCGCCTCGGCAACGCCATCGACCCGTTCAAAACCATCGACCAATACGGACCCGACGCCACCCGTTGGTACATGATTGCCAATGCCCAGCCCTGGGACAACCTCAAGTTCGACCTCGCGGGCATTACGGAGGTGCAGCGCCGCTTCTTCGGCACGCTGTTCAACACCTACTCGTTCTACGCCCTCTACGCCAACCTCGACGAGTTTCAGACCCGCGAGTTCGACCGCGTGTCCTTAACCGAGCTGTCGGAGCTGGACCGTTGGATTCTCTCCAAACTGCAGTCGTTAATTCTCGAAGCGCGCGGCCATTTCGACAACTACGACCCCACGAAAGCGGCCCGCGCCATTCAGGATTTCGTTACCGATCAGCTCTCCAACTGGTACGTGCGCCTCTCGCGCGGCCGTTTCCGCAAAGGTGAGCTGACTGCCGATAAGCAGGCTGCCTTCGAGACCCTGCAGGAGTGCTTGGTGGTGGTAGCGCAGCTGATGTCGCCCATTGCGCCCTTCTTCGCCGAGTGGCTTTACAAGAACATGACCGACGGCATGCGCGCCGAGGCCATGGAGAAAAACACGCCCTTGCGCCACGAATCGGTGCACCTCTCGGAGCTGGTAGAGGTCGAGGAAGACCTTATTGACAAGGCATTGGAGGAGCGCATGGACTTGGCGCAGCGCATCAGTTCGCTCACGCACTCGCTGCGGAAGAAATCGGGTATTAAGGTGCGGCAACCGCTGCAGCGCATACTGGTGCCGGTGCTTACCGAAACCACGCGCGAGCAAGTAGGGCAGGTAGAGGACCTGATTTGCGCCGAGGTGAACGTGAAGCACGTGGAGTTCCTCGACGATACCAGTGGCGTGCTGGTGAAGTCGGTGAAGCCCAACTTCAAGCGCCTAGGTCAGCAGTTTGGCCCGCGCCTGAAGGCCGTAGCTGCTCGCATTCAGCAAATGACTTCGGAGGAAATTGCTGAGCTGGAAAAAGCCGGCCAATTGGCGGTAGAGGTTGATGGTCAGGCAGTAACGCTTACGCCCGAAGACGTCGAAATCCGGACCGAAGATTTGCCTGGCTGGTTGGTAGCCACCGACGGCCCGCTCACCGTAGCCCTCGACGTTACCCTAACCGACGAGCTGCGCCACGAGGGCGTGGCCCGTGAGCTGGTGAACCGCCTGCAAAACTTGCGCAAGGATTCGGGCCTGGAGGTGCAGGATAAAATCCGCGTAACCCTAGGTGCCGATCAGCCCGAGCTGGTGCAGGCAGTAGAGGCGTTTGGCGAGTACATCCGCACCGAAACGCAGGCCTTATCGCTCGACCTGGTCAGCGGTGTAGCCGATGGCGCCGTGCTCGAATTTGACGAGTACAGTGTGCCAGTGCGCCTAGAGGTCGTAAAAAGCTGA
- a CDS encoding lipoprotein signal peptidase, whose amino-acid sequence MKYWKYYLLALLVIVIDQLSKWAVHTYMQPGMPGEIPLLGDWFKLHYTLNPGMAFGVELPPPYGKVLLTSFRLVAVTGIAYYIYRLRKNGMHSGLIWCVAAILGGAIGNLIDSIFYGLIYDNAPFTAPTPWFHGQVIDMLYLDLYEGFLPDSWPLVGNMHVSLWPIFNIADAAIFMGVVFILLNQNRFFHPHPQPAHHAEHRSDAETATEVA is encoded by the coding sequence ATGAAATACTGGAAGTACTACCTGCTCGCGTTGCTGGTAATTGTTATCGACCAACTCTCGAAGTGGGCCGTGCACACCTACATGCAACCGGGCATGCCGGGCGAAATTCCGCTGCTGGGCGACTGGTTTAAGCTACACTACACCCTAAACCCGGGTATGGCTTTCGGGGTGGAGCTGCCGCCGCCTTACGGCAAGGTGTTGCTAACCAGCTTTCGGTTGGTAGCCGTTACGGGCATTGCGTACTACATCTACCGGCTGCGCAAAAACGGTATGCACAGTGGCCTGATCTGGTGCGTGGCCGCCATTCTGGGAGGGGCCATAGGCAACCTTATCGACTCGATTTTTTACGGGCTGATTTACGACAACGCCCCGTTTACCGCGCCCACACCGTGGTTCCACGGCCAGGTTATCGACATGCTGTACCTCGATTTGTACGAAGGCTTCTTGCCCGACTCGTGGCCTTTGGTTGGCAACATGCACGTGTCGCTCTGGCCCATTTTCAACATCGCCGACGCGGCCATTTTCATGGGTGTGGTGTTCATTTTGCTGAACCAGAACCGTTTTTTTCACCCACATCCGCAGCCAGCGCACCACGCTGAGCACCGTTCCGACGCTGAAACAGCAACGGAAGTCGCCTAG
- a CDS encoding ABC transporter ATP-binding protein — protein sequence MPLKPLLDIRDLTIDFASQYGTTRAVEGISFQLSAGETVAIVGESGSGKSVTSLALLGLIPMPPGKLSGGEARFQSQALGAEVDLLRLSEEELQRVRGNEISMIFQEPMTSLNPVHTCGEQVVEALLLHTSLSKQEAAARTIELFTEAQLPRPEKIFKSYPHEISGGQKQRVMIAMAMACQPAILIADEPTTALDVTVQARILQLIDDLRRQRNTAVLFITHDLGVVAEIADRILVMYRGKVVEQGSVLEIFTNPRHPYTKGLLACRPKLSQGKKRLPTVADFMREDAAGGFFSTEGTTLQSPANEVAALVDEPSQNADETAKLFPVEHRTDVPQAADALVGFEQAPLLETGVPVPGTAAPVAPEPAEPAAADVAPSNALGVAAVSSQGMLAGEVLLRVQDLRVYYPVRKGFWGRATEVVRAVDGVSFDIYRGETVGLVGESGCGKTTLGRTLLRLVEPTSGSIMFDGTDWAKLRAGELRRRRRDFQMVFQDPYAALNPMLTVGEAILEPMRVHNVGGTRQQQKDRVLELLRTVGLKEEHYLRYPHEFSGGQRQRICIARALALQPKCIICDESVSALDVSVQAQVLNLLNDLKRDFGITYLFITHDLSVARFMSDRLLVMNQGQIVEQGPAAELYANPQHEYTKRLLSAIPKDTPADIRAAVARRQLA from the coding sequence TTGCCTTTGAAGCCGCTGCTCGACATACGCGACCTAACCATTGATTTTGCCTCGCAATACGGCACCACGCGTGCTGTAGAAGGAATTTCCTTTCAGCTAAGCGCGGGAGAAACAGTGGCTATAGTAGGCGAGTCGGGCTCGGGTAAATCGGTGACTTCGCTGGCGCTGCTAGGACTGATTCCGATGCCGCCGGGCAAGCTTAGTGGGGGAGAAGCGCGCTTTCAGTCGCAGGCCCTAGGTGCCGAGGTCGATTTGCTGCGCCTATCGGAAGAGGAGCTGCAGCGGGTACGCGGCAACGAAATTTCGATGATTTTTCAGGAGCCGATGACCTCCTTGAACCCTGTGCACACCTGCGGGGAGCAAGTGGTAGAGGCGCTGTTGCTGCACACTTCGCTGAGCAAGCAAGAAGCCGCTGCCCGCACCATCGAGCTGTTTACCGAAGCGCAACTGCCGCGGCCTGAGAAAATATTCAAATCCTACCCGCACGAAATCAGCGGCGGGCAAAAGCAGCGGGTGATGATTGCCATGGCCATGGCCTGTCAGCCCGCGATCCTGATTGCCGACGAGCCCACCACGGCCCTCGACGTAACGGTGCAGGCCCGCATCTTGCAGCTTATTGACGATTTGCGCCGGCAGCGCAACACGGCCGTGCTGTTCATCACCCACGACCTAGGCGTGGTGGCCGAAATAGCCGACCGCATTTTGGTGATGTACCGCGGCAAAGTGGTAGAGCAGGGTAGCGTGCTCGAAATCTTCACCAACCCCAGGCACCCGTACACCAAAGGGCTGCTGGCGTGCCGGCCAAAATTGTCGCAAGGCAAAAAAAGATTGCCTACCGTGGCCGATTTCATGCGCGAAGACGCCGCCGGAGGCTTTTTCAGTACTGAAGGAACAACACTGCAAAGCCCTGCTAACGAAGTAGCTGCTTTAGTCGACGAACCATCTCAGAACGCAGACGAAACTGCCAAATTGTTCCCCGTGGAACATCGAACTGATGTTCCACAAGCGGCCGATGCATTGGTAGGTTTTGAGCAAGCGCCGCTGCTCGAAACCGGGGTGCCAGTGCCTGGCACGGCCGCTCCCGTAGCACCCGAGCCGGCCGAGCCCGCTGCTGCTGATGTGGCTCCGAGCAATGCCCTAGGTGTTGCCGCGGTTAGCAGCCAAGGCATGCTGGCCGGAGAGGTGCTGCTGCGGGTGCAAGATTTGCGCGTGTATTACCCGGTACGCAAAGGCTTCTGGGGCCGAGCTACCGAAGTGGTGCGGGCCGTCGATGGCGTAAGCTTTGATATTTACCGCGGCGAAACCGTGGGGCTGGTAGGGGAGTCGGGCTGCGGCAAAACTACCTTGGGGCGCACACTGCTGAGGTTGGTGGAACCAACAAGCGGCAGCATTATGTTCGACGGTACCGACTGGGCAAAGCTGCGGGCGGGCGAGTTGCGCCGCCGCCGCCGCGATTTCCAGATGGTGTTTCAGGACCCCTACGCTGCCCTCAACCCCATGCTTACGGTGGGCGAGGCCATTTTGGAGCCAATGCGCGTGCACAACGTAGGAGGGACCCGCCAGCAGCAAAAAGACCGCGTATTAGAGCTGCTGCGCACCGTTGGCCTGAAAGAAGAGCACTACCTCCGCTACCCGCACGAGTTCAGCGGCGGCCAGCGCCAGCGCATTTGCATTGCGCGGGCTTTGGCCCTGCAGCCCAAGTGCATCATCTGCGACGAATCCGTATCGGCGCTCGATGTGTCGGTGCAGGCGCAGGTGCTCAATTTGCTCAACGACCTGAAACGTGACTTCGGCATTACGTACCTTTTCATCACCCACGATTTGTCGGTGGCCCGGTTTATGAGCGACCGGCTGCTGGTGATGAACCAAGGGCAGATTGTGGAGCAAGGCCCCGCGGCCGAGCTGTATGCCAACCCGCAGCACGAGTACACCAAGCGTTTGCTATCGGCCATTCCGAAAGACACGCCGGCGGATATTCGGGCGGCTGTGGCCCGCCGCCAATTGGCGTAG